A portion of the Candidatus Zixiibacteriota bacterium genome contains these proteins:
- the sppA gene encoding signal peptide peptidase SppA gives MARKRDIIIAVIIGVSFVLAMGFFGLMFIGMMSGESDFEFASLGGDIGVVEVFGIIDESSGRRWIRQIDKWAESGSIEAIVIHINSGGGGAAISQEVYDAIRRAREEKPVVAAMASVAASGGYLIACGSDRIIANPSTLTGSIGVILSFHTAEDLLDKIGLGTETIKSGDLKDVLTYTRPMETEERLMIRNVVMDTYEQFVEVVAQGRGMEKEEVYPFADGAVFTGLQAYNHGLVDTIGGFREALDLAAELAGIDGDPEAVWPYERKRNTWSDLLGGVLGQVRRAVDEEFSGPQLMYLYK, from the coding sequence ATGGCGCGTAAGAGAGATATAATCATCGCCGTCATAATAGGCGTCTCGTTTGTGTTGGCGATGGGATTCTTCGGGCTCATGTTTATTGGAATGATGTCGGGGGAGTCCGATTTCGAATTTGCATCCCTGGGCGGTGACATAGGCGTTGTCGAGGTTTTTGGGATCATTGACGAAAGCTCGGGTCGACGGTGGATTCGGCAGATTGACAAGTGGGCCGAAAGTGGTTCAATTGAGGCTATTGTGATTCATATCAATTCAGGGGGCGGGGGAGCGGCCATTTCGCAGGAAGTGTATGACGCCATCCGCCGTGCTCGTGAAGAGAAACCGGTGGTGGCGGCCATGGCTTCGGTTGCTGCCTCGGGCGGGTATCTGATAGCTTGCGGCTCAGATCGTATCATTGCCAACCCCAGCACCCTGACCGGGTCGATCGGGGTGATACTCAGTTTTCACACGGCCGAGGACCTGCTGGACAAGATCGGCCTTGGTACCGAAACGATCAAGTCTGGTGATCTGAAAGACGTGCTTACCTACACTCGGCCGATGGAGACCGAAGAGAGACTGATGATCCGAAACGTGGTTATGGATACGTATGAGCAGTTTGTGGAAGTGGTGGCCCAGGGACGCGGTATGGAAAAGGAGGAGGTCTACCCATTTGCCGACGGCGCCGTATTCACAGGCTTGCAAGCGTACAATCACGGCTTGGTCGACACAATTGGCGGTTTCAGGGAGGCCCTGGATTTGGCCGCGGAGCTGGCCGGTATTGATGGTGATCCCGAGGCGGTCTGGCCGTATGAGCGTAAGCGAAACACCTGGAGTGACTTACTGGGCGGGGTGTTGGGTCAGGTCCGCCGGGCTGTTGATGAGGAGTTTTCAGGCCCCCAATTGATGTATCTATATAAATAA
- the mutL gene encoding DNA mismatch repair endonuclease MutL, whose protein sequence is MIDRSTERDSDRWIRPLPDRVVNKIAAGEVIERPAAVVKELVENALDAGADRIDITIEKSGVKQIRVVDNGCGIPEEQVQVAFGRHATSKISGFDDLESLSSYGFRGEALPSVASVSRLRMVSRPSSQTSGTEIIYEGGVLQSCQPAPSAVGTTVEAADLFYNTPARRKFLKTETTEARHISRLSTALAIGRYDVGFSLKMNGRVIFSLPSGQTLADRVATLLGSGRKFLSFSTDLGPVAIEGCIGTPDVVQNNRNGQYLFINGRYIFAPMLSHAFAAGYGELLVPGSFPIGALLLKIDPAEIDVNVHPSKTEVKMTQDRPIHDAVVTAIREALRHDGVIADFDSAGPTTAEGRQSFQPSRPAPGGHVIPGIGSQAGSSAQFLDELYRSSKTETTEPSDARLVTVNTETGEIVEATGHSEMPVSGDAEGPSGGYRLAGRFSDLYLLLQAGDDLYIVDQHTAHERVLYEETVRRIDEQTMSAQSILFPVQVELSPEQSALFESATEVFGRSGFVVAPFGGRMVNIEAVPSMMSGKSPEKMLLSVLDDIASLRKSGHDLLKAMAQSIACRAAVMAGDRLGDEEAVHLIDRLLQCDDKYSCPHGRPTFIKISREDLDRRFGRA, encoded by the coding sequence ATGATCGATAGGTCGACCGAACGCGATAGCGACCGATGGATCCGTCCTCTACCGGACCGGGTGGTGAACAAGATTGCGGCGGGCGAAGTGATCGAACGACCGGCCGCCGTGGTCAAAGAACTAGTCGAAAACGCGCTTGATGCCGGGGCCGACCGGATCGACATTACCATTGAGAAGTCCGGGGTCAAACAGATTCGAGTGGTCGACAACGGCTGTGGGATACCTGAAGAGCAGGTTCAGGTGGCCTTCGGTCGCCATGCCACCTCGAAGATTTCCGGTTTCGATGATCTGGAATCTTTGAGTTCCTACGGATTTCGAGGCGAGGCGCTGCCTTCGGTGGCCTCGGTCTCACGGTTGCGCATGGTATCCCGTCCGTCGTCGCAAACCAGCGGGACTGAGATTATCTATGAGGGAGGTGTCCTTCAGTCTTGCCAACCGGCTCCTTCGGCAGTGGGAACCACCGTGGAGGCGGCTGACCTGTTTTACAACACACCGGCCCGACGCAAATTTCTCAAAACCGAGACAACTGAGGCGCGACACATCTCCCGGCTCTCAACCGCCCTGGCCATCGGTCGCTACGATGTCGGTTTCTCGCTCAAGATGAACGGGCGGGTCATATTCAGTCTCCCGTCCGGCCAGACGCTGGCCGATAGGGTGGCCACTCTGTTGGGCAGCGGCCGCAAGTTCCTTTCGTTCTCGACCGATCTCGGCCCGGTGGCCATCGAAGGATGCATCGGTACACCGGACGTGGTGCAGAACAATCGTAACGGGCAGTATCTTTTCATTAACGGTCGTTACATTTTCGCACCGATGTTGTCGCACGCCTTTGCGGCGGGATACGGTGAGTTATTGGTGCCGGGTAGTTTTCCAATTGGCGCCTTGCTCTTAAAGATCGACCCGGCTGAGATCGACGTCAACGTACACCCCTCGAAAACCGAAGTGAAAATGACACAGGACCGTCCCATCCACGATGCGGTTGTGACGGCCATACGCGAAGCCCTTCGGCACGACGGTGTCATAGCCGATTTTGATTCCGCCGGTCCAACGACCGCCGAAGGACGACAGAGTTTTCAGCCTTCACGGCCCGCGCCCGGCGGGCATGTGATCCCCGGAATAGGTAGTCAGGCCGGGTCCAGCGCCCAGTTTCTCGATGAACTCTATCGATCGTCGAAAACGGAAACCACAGAGCCATCCGACGCGAGATTGGTAACGGTCAATACCGAAACCGGGGAGATTGTCGAAGCCACCGGTCACAGCGAGATGCCGGTTTCCGGCGACGCAGAAGGTCCCTCGGGCGGCTATCGTCTGGCCGGACGGTTCTCGGACCTGTACCTCTTGCTGCAAGCCGGGGATGATCTGTACATCGTGGATCAGCATACCGCCCACGAACGAGTGCTGTATGAAGAGACGGTCAGGCGGATAGACGAGCAGACTATGTCGGCGCAGTCGATTTTGTTCCCGGTGCAGGTGGAACTTAGCCCTGAGCAGTCGGCGCTGTTTGAGTCGGCCACCGAGGTGTTCGGTCGCTCGGGATTCGTGGTCGCGCCGTTCGGCGGTCGCATGGTCAACATTGAAGCGGTGCCTTCGATGATGAGCGGTAAGTCGCCTGAGAAGATGTTGCTGAGCGTACTGGATGACATTGCGTCGCTGCGTAAGAGCGGGCACGATCTACTTAAGGCGATGGCTCAGTCGATTGCCTGCCGCGCCGCCGTTATGGCCGGTGATCGCTTAGGCGACGAAGAAGCGGTGCACTTGATTGATCGCCTTCTGCAATGCGACGACAAATACTCTTGTCCGCACGGACGACCGACATTCATCAAGATCAGCAGGGAAGACCTCGACCGGCGGTTTGGACGTGCCTGA
- a CDS encoding LysM peptidoglycan-binding domain-containing protein: MKRLLCISTILTLGIVLLVGCGGRGSMDTPGAGNEGRHHSQSADSTVTAEESQQGDNQPLLYRSSHAEVQEERSNEQDPNEVPDIEKSPEPVEQVWSFGSADLSDSASAVDDDIWRKFELAEEYHLMGVMANREASWEEAQYFFEKGLRILAKLDIETDSVATPEGVKYNRLLDNFVADYRVTLRSLGHLEPDVSSSVIIERFGDLARNPESDSVRVFGGEKVGVVYDLPVVMNDRVKRSIVYFQTVAKGAFTKYLVRSKRYTPMMSRIIAEYGLPQDLIYLSLVESGYNPNAYSWARAMGLWQFIASTGRMYNLNRNWWMDERKDPVKSTHAACQFLKHLYEKFGHWELAMAAYNGGPGRVSRTIKKQKTNDFWKMKLRRQTMDYVPLIYAAAIIAKNPEKYGFTDIETEPEVVWDEVEINRCLELSTVARELGTTTAELKRLNPELLRKYTPPKVKRYKLKIPVGSKQKFLAAYDKMPSPQETSWVRHKIRRGETISTIASRYGVSQYAILEANNLSRRSTIFAGKELIVPVPLDHGQSSSSSPRKNKDYTAKNSIYSVRRGDTMWDIARAFGTTVDALRRINYIQRGSRIYVGQKLKLPSSAKQSPKSKSQGSSTYASNNKPQKTSSGGTKSHKVRPGDTIWDIARKYGTTSAKIRTLNGLGRSSRIYPGQLLKVADGSSSDYIVHKIRRGDTLSRIAQKYRTSISRIISANDLDDPDELTVGTKLKIYVK, from the coding sequence GTGAAACGACTACTTTGTATCAGCACAATCCTCACTCTTGGAATAGTCCTCCTTGTCGGCTGCGGAGGTCGGGGCAGCATGGACACGCCCGGCGCCGGCAACGAAGGGCGGCATCATTCCCAATCGGCAGATTCCACCGTCACGGCCGAAGAAAGTCAACAGGGCGACAACCAGCCGCTTCTTTACAGGTCGAGTCATGCCGAGGTGCAGGAGGAGCGCAGCAACGAACAGGACCCCAACGAAGTACCCGACATCGAGAAATCGCCTGAGCCGGTTGAGCAGGTTTGGTCCTTTGGCTCGGCCGATCTGAGCGATTCAGCCTCAGCCGTCGATGACGACATCTGGCGGAAATTCGAATTGGCCGAGGAATACCATCTGATGGGCGTGATGGCCAACCGTGAAGCCAGTTGGGAGGAGGCGCAGTACTTCTTCGAGAAGGGGCTCAGGATTCTGGCCAAGCTGGATATTGAGACGGACTCTGTGGCCACCCCGGAAGGGGTAAAGTACAATCGATTGCTGGACAATTTCGTGGCCGACTATCGGGTGACTCTCAGATCGCTGGGACATCTTGAGCCGGATGTGTCTTCCAGCGTTATAATCGAACGCTTCGGCGATCTGGCTCGCAACCCCGAGTCTGATTCGGTTCGGGTGTTTGGCGGCGAGAAAGTCGGCGTAGTTTATGATTTGCCGGTGGTGATGAACGATCGGGTCAAGCGTTCGATTGTCTATTTCCAAACTGTGGCCAAAGGTGCCTTCACCAAGTATCTGGTTCGCTCCAAACGCTACACACCAATGATGAGCCGGATTATTGCCGAATACGGACTGCCGCAGGACTTGATTTATCTGTCACTGGTCGAGTCGGGCTACAATCCGAACGCATACTCATGGGCGCGGGCGATGGGCTTGTGGCAGTTCATAGCCTCGACCGGCCGTATGTATAATCTGAATCGCAACTGGTGGATGGATGAACGCAAAGACCCGGTCAAGTCGACTCATGCCGCCTGCCAGTTCCTGAAACATCTTTACGAGAAGTTCGGTCACTGGGAGTTGGCCATGGCTGCCTACAACGGTGGTCCCGGACGAGTCAGTCGAACCATAAAAAAGCAAAAGACCAACGACTTCTGGAAGATGAAACTGAGGCGGCAGACAATGGACTACGTGCCGCTGATATATGCTGCCGCGATCATTGCCAAGAATCCGGAGAAGTACGGTTTCACCGATATTGAAACTGAGCCGGAAGTGGTTTGGGACGAGGTGGAGATCAATCGTTGCCTTGAACTGTCGACTGTTGCCAGAGAATTGGGTACCACGACGGCCGAGTTGAAGCGCCTCAATCCGGAACTGCTTCGCAAGTACACGCCACCGAAAGTGAAGCGATACAAACTGAAGATTCCGGTCGGCAGCAAGCAGAAGTTTCTGGCCGCCTATGACAAGATGCCTTCACCACAGGAAACCAGTTGGGTGCGGCACAAGATACGTCGTGGCGAGACGATTTCCACTATCGCCTCGCGATATGGCGTTTCTCAGTATGCGATCCTGGAAGCCAACAATCTGAGCAGGCGTTCGACGATTTTTGCAGGCAAAGAACTGATCGTCCCGGTACCCCTCGACCATGGGCAGAGTTCTTCGTCTTCTCCCCGAAAAAACAAAGACTATACGGCCAAGAACTCGATCTATTCGGTGCGGCGCGGCGACACCATGTGGGATATCGCGCGCGCCTTCGGCACCACGGTCGATGCTCTGAGGCGGATCAATTATATTCAGCGCGGCTCCCGAATATATGTCGGCCAAAAACTGAAACTGCCGTCTTCCGCCAAACAGAGTCCCAAGAGCAAGAGTCAGGGTTCTTCCACCTACGCCTCCAACAACAAGCCGCAGAAGACATCCTCGGGTGGCACAAAGAGTCACAAGGTGCGCCCCGGCGACACTATATGGGACATCGCGCGCAAGTACGGCACCACCTCGGCCAAGATTCGCACTCTCAACGGACTGGGTCGCTCCAGCCGGATTTACCCCGGTCAGTTGCTGAAAGTGGCCGACGGCAGCAGTAGTGATTACATTGTCCACAAGATTCGACGCGGAGACACTCTCAGTCGCATTGCGCAGAAGTATCGCACCAGTATCTCTCGCATCATCTCAGCCAATGATCTGGATGATCCTGACGAGTTGACGGTCGGGACCAAGCTGAAGATCTACGTGAAGTAA
- the purD gene encoding phosphoribosylamine--glycine ligase, with translation MKVLVIGSGGREHALVWKLKQSRKVDKLFCAPGNAGIAQIAKCVQIQPDNFKSIGDFAHRNKIGLVVVGPEDPLASGIVDDLRRRRLKVFGPSKKAAKLEASKVFSKDFMRKYHIPTAPFKVFESPAEAIGFCNAVEFPIVIKADGLAAGKGVVVVKSRQQAEDVIHSMMTKRTFGKAGNKILIESFLSGQEVSIMAMTDGKTIVPMVSSQDHKQALDGDRGPNTGGMGAYSPTSFLDEEMMELIRDHILNRTINGLNEDGITYKGILYAGLMLTPQGPKVLEFNCRFGDPETQAILPLLKTDLCDLMVAVANQKLASFSKLEWHPGAAACVIMASRGYPGKYATGAQISGLTGKQENGSYVFHAGTARKENRWVTSGGRVLGVMGMDKDLRSALNRAYRTVHKIKFDGAQYRKDIGFRAAKPIEG, from the coding sequence ATGAAAGTATTAGTGATCGGATCGGGAGGAAGAGAACACGCTCTGGTGTGGAAACTGAAGCAGTCGCGCAAGGTCGACAAGCTCTTCTGCGCCCCCGGCAATGCCGGCATTGCGCAGATAGCCAAGTGTGTTCAGATCCAACCTGACAATTTCAAGTCGATCGGCGATTTCGCCCATCGCAACAAGATAGGACTGGTCGTGGTCGGCCCGGAAGACCCGCTGGCCTCTGGTATTGTCGACGACCTCAGACGACGCCGCTTGAAAGTTTTCGGACCCAGCAAGAAAGCCGCCAAACTGGAAGCCAGCAAAGTGTTCTCAAAAGACTTCATGCGCAAATACCACATTCCGACGGCGCCGTTCAAAGTGTTCGAAAGCCCGGCTGAAGCAATCGGTTTCTGCAACGCCGTCGAGTTCCCTATCGTGATCAAAGCGGACGGCCTGGCGGCGGGCAAAGGTGTCGTCGTGGTCAAAAGCCGGCAGCAGGCCGAGGATGTCATCCACAGCATGATGACCAAACGGACCTTCGGCAAGGCCGGCAACAAGATACTGATAGAGTCTTTCCTCTCCGGTCAGGAAGTGTCTATCATGGCCATGACCGACGGCAAAACGATCGTGCCGATGGTCTCAAGCCAGGATCACAAGCAGGCCTTAGACGGCGATCGTGGTCCCAACACCGGCGGCATGGGTGCTTACTCGCCGACGTCGTTTTTGGATGAGGAAATGATGGAGCTCATTCGAGACCACATACTCAATAGAACCATCAACGGTCTCAACGAAGACGGTATCACATACAAAGGTATCCTGTACGCCGGACTCATGCTTACCCCACAGGGTCCGAAGGTACTCGAATTCAACTGCCGTTTCGGTGATCCCGAAACGCAGGCGATACTCCCCCTGCTCAAAACCGACCTGTGTGATTTGATGGTGGCCGTGGCCAACCAAAAGCTCGCTTCGTTCAGCAAACTGGAGTGGCATCCGGGAGCGGCTGCATGTGTCATTATGGCCTCGCGCGGCTACCCGGGCAAGTACGCCACCGGCGCTCAGATTTCCGGGCTGACCGGTAAACAGGAGAACGGTTCATACGTCTTCCATGCAGGTACGGCTCGAAAGGAGAACCGCTGGGTAACATCCGGCGGTCGTGTCTTGGGCGTTATGGGCATGGATAAGGATCTTCGCTCGGCCTTGAATCGGGCTTATCGAACAGTCCACAAGATCAAGTTCGATGGCGCTCAGTACCGCAAAGATATCGGCTTCAGGGCCGCAAAACCAATCGAAGGATAA
- the purE gene encoding 5-(carboxyamino)imidazole ribonucleotide mutase, with product MAKVLIIIGSKSDTDYAKSCVAMLSEFDIESQVEVSSAHRHPQRTAELTAQAADNGFEVIIAMAGLSAALPGVAAAHSNLPVIGVPLPAALDGLDALLSVTQMPPGIPVAAVAIGKPGAKNAAVLAARILALKHDSIAAAVVSYRNSL from the coding sequence ATGGCCAAAGTTCTGATAATTATCGGCTCCAAGTCGGACACTGACTATGCCAAAAGCTGTGTAGCCATGTTGTCTGAGTTCGATATCGAAAGCCAGGTTGAAGTCAGTTCGGCCCACCGCCATCCGCAACGCACGGCCGAGTTGACAGCTCAAGCGGCCGACAACGGATTTGAGGTGATTATAGCTATGGCTGGATTGTCCGCGGCCCTACCCGGAGTAGCAGCGGCTCATTCCAATCTGCCGGTGATCGGTGTGCCACTACCAGCCGCTCTGGATGGGCTTGATGCCCTGCTCTCTGTCACCCAGATGCCGCCGGGTATCCCAGTGGCTGCCGTGGCGATCGGCAAACCAGGAGCCAAAAACGCGGCCGTTTTGGCGGCTCGAATACTCGCACTAAAACACGATAGTATTGCGGCAGCGGTGGTCTCTTACCGTAATTCGTTGTGA
- a CDS encoding tetratricopeptide repeat protein, giving the protein MVVMSAKRTTVLIIGVMLSLLMISPAFGETEKAKENYNKGIQDKQAGNLEAAVVAFKAAIAEDAEYGDAYVQLGAIYYGQKDYQKALESFTTATEKTPQNADAFANLGRVHIKLKKYEKAQAALLTATSLNAGDAAVQLELCKAYYYGRNYAEAISVATKLHESGGGDHISHFILGKAYQKTNKPSQAIPALKESVKLKSNYYNAHSALGAIYLGQGNYPSAAASFKAALKAKPTAYKASYNYAVSVQSGDSENYAAIIKAYEGFIKMAKKNPKAKTLVAEAQTIVKNSKIAQEEASLQ; this is encoded by the coding sequence ATGGTTGTGATGTCAGCAAAAAGAACGACGGTCTTGATTATTGGAGTAATGCTTTCGCTGCTCATGATCAGTCCCGCCTTTGGCGAAACTGAAAAAGCGAAAGAAAACTATAACAAGGGTATTCAGGACAAACAGGCCGGTAACCTTGAGGCGGCGGTGGTAGCTTTCAAAGCTGCGATTGCCGAGGACGCTGAATACGGCGATGCGTACGTCCAGCTCGGGGCCATCTACTACGGTCAGAAAGATTATCAAAAGGCGCTTGAGTCCTTCACCACGGCAACCGAAAAGACTCCCCAGAATGCCGACGCCTTTGCCAATCTTGGCCGGGTGCATATCAAACTAAAGAAATATGAGAAAGCCCAGGCGGCTCTCTTGACCGCGACGTCGCTCAATGCCGGCGATGCAGCGGTGCAGTTGGAACTGTGTAAAGCCTACTATTATGGCAGGAATTACGCAGAGGCCATCAGCGTCGCCACTAAGCTGCACGAATCTGGTGGCGGTGATCACATTTCTCATTTCATTCTGGGCAAAGCGTATCAGAAGACCAACAAACCCAGTCAGGCTATCCCGGCGCTGAAGGAATCTGTCAAACTCAAAAGCAACTACTACAATGCCCACTCCGCACTGGGAGCTATCTACCTCGGCCAGGGCAATTACCCGAGCGCGGCAGCATCTTTCAAAGCGGCTCTGAAAGCCAAACCAACCGCCTACAAAGCCTCTTACAACTATGCCGTTTCGGTACAAAGTGGTGATAGTGAGAATTATGCCGCGATCATTAAGGCCTATGAGGGCTTTATCAAGATGGCCAAGAAAAACCCAAAGGCAAAGACATTGGTGGCTGAAGCCCAAACGATTGTCAAGAATAGCAAGATCGCCCAAGAGGAGGCCAGCCTGCAGTAG
- the miaA gene encoding tRNA (adenosine(37)-N6)-dimethylallyltransferase MiaA, with protein sequence MPEKPVVPIICGPTGCGKTAVAVELAEQFAVEVISADSRQIIKYLDIGSAKPTKAECNKVAFHLVDLIEPGQRYSAYRFVEDADAALEQVTARGKFPLVVGGTGMYLKALTDGVVKIESQDNSIRNRLEAEMDQSGAEAMYQRLATLDPDEAARLHPNNKIRVIRALEMCELTGRSKTELLAEAEHLKSDWNFEYHCLLPNREELYDDIDRRVDQMMAAGWLDELQSLVRRGQGGRIREARVIGYVELLDHLDGLCSLDDAIGLIKQNSRRYAKRQYTWFRNQIAGQFYNNRTEMRERLGAGFSGRVGN encoded by the coding sequence GTGCCTGAGAAACCGGTAGTTCCGATAATCTGCGGCCCCACCGGGTGCGGTAAAACAGCAGTGGCCGTTGAACTCGCAGAACAGTTTGCTGTCGAAGTGATCTCGGCTGACTCCCGGCAGATAATCAAGTATCTCGACATCGGCTCGGCCAAACCAACCAAGGCCGAATGCAACAAAGTGGCCTTTCATCTCGTCGATTTAATTGAACCGGGCCAACGCTACAGCGCCTATAGGTTTGTCGAGGATGCCGACGCAGCGCTGGAACAAGTTACGGCCCGAGGCAAGTTTCCGCTCGTGGTGGGTGGTACCGGGATGTATCTGAAAGCCCTGACTGACGGAGTTGTAAAAATCGAAAGCCAAGACAATTCGATACGCAACCGGCTGGAGGCTGAGATGGACCAATCGGGGGCCGAGGCCATGTATCAACGGCTGGCCACGCTGGACCCGGACGAGGCGGCGCGGTTGCACCCAAACAACAAAATCCGCGTGATTCGCGCTCTCGAAATGTGCGAACTCACCGGCCGGTCCAAGACGGAATTGTTGGCCGAGGCAGAACACCTCAAAAGTGACTGGAACTTCGAGTACCACTGCTTGTTGCCGAATCGTGAAGAATTGTACGATGACATTGACCGGCGCGTCGATCAGATGATGGCTGCCGGTTGGCTGGACGAATTGCAGAGTCTTGTGCGCCGGGGCCAGGGTGGACGAATAAGAGAGGCCCGGGTGATCGGCTATGTCGAATTGCTGGATCATCTGGATGGGCTCTGCTCGCTTGATGACGCCATCGGCCTGATTAAGCAAAACAGTCGCCGCTATGCCAAGCGCCAATACACCTGGTTTCGTAACCAGATAGCCGGCCAATTCTACAATAATAGGACCGAAATGAGAGAAAGACTTGGGGCCGGGTTTTCAGGCAGAGTGGGGAATTAA